A window from Halomicrobium urmianum encodes these proteins:
- a CDS encoding radical SAM protein, with the protein MISEGCEQCAKGGKMVLFVYGYCDQRDCFYCPLGENRKNVDQVYANERPVESDEDVVAEAELMDALGTSITGGEPQEALDRTCHYLELLKDEFGEDHHTHLYTGITGGRENMRRLSEAGLDEIRFHPPVEQWGALHGTEWEEILYIAREEGLTPAFEIPGIRAEEEFLDFLDEGAADFCNINEFEMSDGNYRRMQEEGFELKDDHMSAVEGSHEILETMGDHEKVYFCTSVFKDAAQHRSRLKRMARTIRREFDEVTDDGTLVYGKAWVSEARLRELGVPEEFYAVKSDHVELAWWLLEEMVEEGDVEKGEIVEQYPTYDGTVVERTPLSAGPGAGSGQSAAGD; encoded by the coding sequence ATGATCTCCGAGGGCTGCGAGCAGTGCGCGAAAGGCGGCAAGATGGTGCTCTTCGTCTACGGGTACTGCGACCAGCGGGACTGCTTCTACTGCCCCCTCGGGGAGAACCGCAAGAACGTCGACCAGGTGTACGCCAACGAGCGCCCCGTCGAGTCCGACGAGGACGTCGTCGCCGAGGCCGAGCTGATGGACGCGCTGGGGACTTCCATCACCGGCGGCGAACCCCAGGAGGCCCTCGACCGGACCTGTCACTACCTCGAACTCCTCAAGGACGAGTTCGGCGAGGACCACCACACGCACCTCTACACGGGTATCACCGGCGGTCGGGAGAACATGCGCCGCCTCAGCGAGGCCGGCCTCGACGAGATTCGCTTCCACCCGCCCGTGGAGCAGTGGGGCGCCCTCCACGGTACCGAGTGGGAGGAGATCCTCTATATCGCCCGCGAGGAGGGCCTGACGCCGGCTTTCGAGATCCCCGGCATCCGCGCAGAGGAGGAGTTTCTCGACTTCCTCGACGAGGGCGCCGCCGACTTCTGCAACATCAACGAGTTCGAGATGTCCGACGGCAACTACCGCCGGATGCAGGAGGAGGGCTTCGAGCTCAAGGACGACCACATGAGCGCCGTCGAGGGCAGCCACGAGATCCTGGAGACGATGGGCGACCACGAGAAGGTCTACTTCTGCACCTCCGTCTTCAAGGACGCCGCCCAGCACCGCTCGCGCCTGAAGCGGATGGCCCGGACGATCCGCCGGGAGTTCGACGAGGTCACCGACGACGGTACGCTCGTCTACGGCAAGGCATGGGTCTCCGAGGCTCGCCTGCGGGAACTGGGCGTCCCCGAGGAGTTCTACGCCGTCAAGTCCGACCACGTCGAACTCGCCTGGTGGCTCTTAGAGGAGATGGTCGAGGAGGGCGACGTCGAGAAAGGCGAAATCGTCGAGCAGTACCCGACCTACGACGGGACGGTCGTCGAGCGCACGCCGCTGTCGGCCGGTCCGGGTGCCGGGTCCGGGCAGTCGGCGGCCGGGGACTGA
- a CDS encoding FIST signal transduction protein, with protein sequence MDTAIGTAQAAADDGSQAGERAASEAVAELPGDCVDFCQVFCSVDYDYERVVEAVRDVVGADADLIGCSAAETFTEDSVEEGAVAVAAVASDTLTVYTGSGVGLSDNVRRAVREAVADLPADVEGYPYRSAITLHDGLSSVGEELAIVCQQKLGPEVTVAGGAAADDHLMQSTHVFHGDRVLEDAVVVALIAGEERPVVSVAHGHEPLSEPVEVTSADERRVHELDGRPAFQVWKDAVRESVREEFGVDVDGLDADDKLLQRILCEYEFGIDQGERYKMRWPWIEAETGDTLHFAVDVPEGTVLRVMHGTADEQIESARATARRALRAAGDTEMAGGFIYDCACRGIVLGDEFPRAVAALDDKLDLPFSGFETYGETCMGPGEFSGFHNNTTVALLLPK encoded by the coding sequence ATGGATACCGCCATCGGGACGGCGCAGGCCGCGGCCGACGACGGATCGCAGGCCGGCGAGCGGGCCGCGTCGGAGGCCGTGGCCGAACTCCCGGGAGATTGCGTCGACTTCTGCCAGGTGTTCTGCTCTGTCGACTACGACTACGAGCGGGTCGTCGAGGCCGTCAGGGACGTCGTCGGAGCGGACGCGGACCTGATCGGCTGTTCGGCCGCCGAGACGTTCACGGAGGACAGCGTCGAGGAGGGCGCCGTCGCCGTCGCCGCCGTCGCCAGCGACACGCTGACCGTGTACACCGGCTCCGGCGTCGGCCTGAGCGACAACGTCCGGCGAGCGGTCCGTGAGGCCGTCGCCGACCTCCCCGCCGACGTCGAGGGCTACCCCTATCGCTCGGCGATCACGCTCCACGACGGGCTGTCCAGCGTCGGCGAGGAGCTGGCCATCGTCTGCCAGCAGAAGCTCGGCCCCGAGGTGACCGTCGCGGGCGGGGCCGCCGCCGACGACCACCTCATGCAGTCGACTCACGTGTTCCACGGGGACCGTGTCCTCGAGGACGCCGTCGTCGTCGCCCTGATCGCCGGCGAGGAGCGGCCCGTCGTCTCCGTCGCCCACGGCCACGAACCGCTCTCCGAGCCGGTGGAGGTCACCAGCGCCGACGAGCGCCGGGTCCACGAACTCGACGGCCGGCCGGCGTTCCAGGTGTGGAAAGACGCCGTCAGGGAGTCCGTCCGCGAGGAGTTCGGCGTCGACGTCGACGGCCTGGACGCCGACGACAAGTTGCTCCAGCGGATCCTCTGCGAGTACGAGTTCGGCATCGACCAGGGCGAACGGTACAAGATGCGCTGGCCGTGGATCGAGGCAGAGACCGGCGACACGCTCCACTTCGCCGTCGACGTCCCCGAGGGGACTGTCCTCCGGGTGATGCACGGCACCGCAGACGAGCAGATCGAGTCCGCGCGGGCGACCGCCCGACGGGCGCTCCGGGCCGCCGGCGACACCGAGATGGCCGGCGGGTTCATCTACGACTGCGCCTGCCGGGGCATCGTCCTCGGCGACGAGTTCCCGCGGGCCGTGGCCGCCCTCGACGACAAGCTCGACCTGCCGTTCTCCGGGTTCGAGACCTACGGCGAGACGTGTATGGGACCGGGCGAGTTCAGCGGCTTCCACAACAACACGACCGTCGCACTACTGCTTCCGAAGTGA